The genomic window taacaaaatatatatgccctaaagggaagcaaaagaacaaaaataaaattaatccaggaaaaaaaacgtctTTGGAAAATGATCTGCGAAAATGTGTCCTCGTTAGTCGTTCGAATGTCAGAAAAATGATATTCCCaggggggaagtaaaaaaaaaaaaaaaaaaaaaaagaaaaaacatcaaAATAACGCAACGTAACGTATTATATTGCAAAACGCAGCAAAGTAACTTGAGAACCAACCAGGGGAAAATTTCCCCAAGGAGGATAGCAATTAAGACCAAGTCTGGGCGGCTTTCCTGCAGTGACATTCGACGTGTAATACACTTCCCACGTATGTGTGTGCTTGTGTGTCATATGTTTTCATCCTGTGCACTCGCATTTGCATCTCTGCGCTTCGCACAGTGAAGGGTGTAAGCAGAGCGAAAacatggaagaggaaaaaactgcgagggaagaaaagaatctCATTTCTGCGGAAAATATCTTCCACGACATTTGCACCTTGACTTTAAACAGGAACATCGAAATAGACATCATCCAAGAGGGGTAATTctaaaaggaaatatatgaGTGCTCCTCGTGGTAGCGGCTGATGGTGCACTGTCTCCTTTGCGCGGATCCGTTGTGTGCCTATGTATGTCCCTCCCTTCATCACTCTACccgcttttcttctttttccccacgTGTTTTACCAGATTGCTGAAAAAAGTCATAAACGATGAAGAATCCAATAGCATTCAATTCCTGGAGGAAAGCACGAACACGCAGGATGATTTGACAAAACTAAATGCACACCTTTTGGTagacaaaataaattggtcTGCAAGCAAAAACGAACTGAGGTACGTGGATATTCACGTCATAGTCGATTTtaacaggaagaaattaagTTATAGTATAGATAATTCGAAGATCCATAAATGCTATCACTATAGGATTACGCTTCTTCTGGACCATATTACACGAGAAGGACTCTCCTTCAAGGATAGCATTCTGTATTTATACAATGGGATCAATGATAAGAGTTCCATGACGTGTAGTTGTGGGTATGATGGGAAGACTGTCGATAAATCTTCAAAGGAGGACGCATCCAAAGATGTGAATATACACAATAgtggaaaaattggagagaGTAAGACTTTTTCTACAGGCGAGAAATTCGAAGAACATATGAATTGGTATGAAGAGAAAGataatttgtttttgcataaaaatgaagacataGAACAGTTAAGGAGAGCTCCCATTTCGTACTCCTTTGACCAGAacatcattttttcaaacaagGAAAATGACCATTCGGATGGTAAACAGTCGAATAGGTCGCCCCATGTGAAGCATCCAAAGGGGGGGGTCACTAATCGGACGGGGGGGAACGTCGTGCATGGTTTGTCTTCCGATGTGGAGGCTGATGCAGACAGCCCCAGGGAggtagggaaggaaaaaaagaagggagacgTGATCCTAAAcgaggaagtgaaaaaaagttgccctgatggtaaggaagaagagataGGAGACTTCTCCAATGAAGGGTGCCAGCCCGTAGGCAAAACGGTAGGCGCAGACGCAGAAGACACGATTAAACCGGGGAAGGAAATTCACAATCACAAGGATGGAGGCACAATATTTTCAGTCAAAGATTTGGAAGAAATTAACCATTTTCTTCGAAATgattatatgaacaaaaaagggaaaggtggTAATTTCCTCCCGATGGGAAGTAGGGCAGGGAAATACGTAAGGGAAAacgagaagaagaaaaaaaaattcatgaaaattatgaatgaaAATATCCCCCTAACGCTTATTTTGTCGGATAAGGGTAACGAAATATGCAAAGaattaattaataaatattcGAGGTATTATCGTGATTTTGTAGAGGAGcgtgttttagggtgtggtGGATTCGGATACGtaatgaaggtaaaaaataaaagatttAATATTAGCTATGCGCTGAAGAAAATAACCTTGTCCAGCAGTAAGAAAGGGGTGTCCTCTTACCCACATTCTAGTAGTGACCTAATGAGTGAGAACAACCGGTACATAATGGAAGAAGCGATAATGATTGCAAAGTTGCAACATGAAAATATTGTAAGGTACTACGATGCCTGGGTGGAAAATAACATCGACTACTACCTGCACgatgaagtggaaaataatTACCAACATGTcagtaggaagaaaaaaaattatacacactatatggaagaaatagtAAACATGCGGCAGTActataaggagaaaaaggggataGACATTAATGAGAAATATCTGTATATACTGATGGAGTACTGTCCAGGGAAGACACTGAGGGAAGCCATAGACTGCGggtttatatataaaaatgagaaactCCTATGGGAATTGATAaagcaaattttaaaagggttACACTACATACATGATATGAAAATTATGCACAGAGATATAAAACCGTCCaacattttccttcaaattagTGACAACATTTTGACAGCCAAAATAGGAGATTTCGGATTAACCACCCGAATTGATaacaatagtaataatatTAACCCTTCCGCAGGAACAGTAAATTATATATCCCCTGAGCAGATAAATGGCGAACATTTTGATCAAAAAGCAGATATCTTTTCCCTAGGTGTAGTGTTCTTCGAAATGTTTCATGGGCCATTCTCTACTCTCATGGAAAGGACCATTGTGTTATCTAATTTGTTGAAAGGAATTTACCCCGATTATATAAAAGCAGATCAGAagattttccactttttatcCAAATTGTTAGCCATAAACCCGCAGGAAAGATCTTGTGCGTATTCCCTGCTgcatgaaaattttttattctccttcGAAAAGGATTTCTCCGAAATTTACAACTTAGTGGAGAACAAAAGAAACTGTGAGGAAGTACACACCATTATTAGTACCCTCTTTGACAGGGTTGACAATATCAAGGAGGAAAGTCTTATCAGGAAGGATGACATGGGATCCTTTCAAGGTGCAAAAATGTTTACGGACGAATCGGATATGAAAAAGTGCATTAAGAAAAAGATTATAACTTCTTTGAGAAAAAGGGGAGCCATTTTTCTAATCACCCCAATGATTTTGcgaaataaatattataccAATTTGGAACACTGTCATGTGGGTGGGAGTAGCAGTTCACACAGTGGCAGCAAGAAAAAGGACCTAAAAATTtctaacatttttattaataccAATAGGAATGACCACCTCGACAATTTAGTGTACCTACTAGATATTTATGGCAACAGCGTCACATTGAggccctccttttttttcgccttctCGGAGTACATCTATGAAAATCTCGAATGCTACAATAGGTACAATGAatccaattttttcttcaagtTTTACACTAGTGGCTGTACCTATAAATATCCCAGCGTTCGGTGTAAGCCGACGAAGAAGGATCCCCCTGCTGCAATTTACCCTGAAGAAgctgaaaaaatattttactgCATTTTAATTAGTTCGAAGAATTTATACGGACAGGAAGAATTAAATTATCTCTCCATCTTCTCCAATGCAGACATTCTGGTATCTGTCTGCACCTTGTACAACCACATTTCGTACCTTAACAAGTTGATATTTGTATGGTCCTACATTGACTTGCTCCCACTGATACTTCACGAATGTTTAGACATCCCACCAGATCTAAGTGAAGAAATAAGTATtcatttaaagaaaaattcgcTCCTCCTAGGGAATAAGGCGAACATTATACCCCTCCTACAAAAGTTCAAAATTAGCAGCAATAATCTATCCAAGGTGTGTGACTTTGTTTATTCCCTATTTCAGCTCAAAtgcgaaaatggaaaagtggACGAATATTTAAACTCTTTGAGTAAGTTCATATCTGATGATTTGAGCAAAAAGggtttcctccttcttcctcatcataaAAGCTCTTCCTCCGCGTATGGGGATAAGATAAATGCAATTTATAGCGCCAACGATATTGCCATAGGGGGGGCAATCAATAATGGTAATACTAATGGTAATGGTAATGGCGCTTCCAGTATTGCTAGTGGGAGCCTCAGTTCCGGTGCCAACGACGTGTCCCCTAAAAGAGCCCACATCGTGCCGAACGGAAAAACGAATCAAAGCCTGATCAGCAAAGTGAAAACCCTTTTACTGATAGACAAGGTGAAAAAGATCAATAGTTTCATCGGGACAAGCAGCGTCATGGAAAATACCTGCTTTGATTTATTCCTGAATTATGAGGAAAGCGTGTTTTCAAAtgaaattatattttatgtgaTCGCCGAGGGGAAGAACAGAGATATCATAGCGTGCGGCGGAAAATTTGATCGGGTCATTCAGCATATGAAAAGCGGGGGTGCAGTTGCTAATACGGTTTTGCCTGGCGGTTTGGGTAGCAGCCTGGGCATAATCAATGACAATGGCAGCCGCGTTGGCAGTGACCTGGGAATCTCCCTAGACAGTGATACCTGCTACGGGGTCGACTACGATATGAGCGATGGTGGTACCGATTCGAAGCTGCTAAACATGAAAGCCTATGGAGTCGAAATTTATTTAGAGAAAATATTCTTAAAGGTGATAGAGTCGAATGAGAAATCGGCGCTAAATGTTCAGTCCACTGCAACATCGGAGAAGACAcagatttttaaaaatatcttACCGTCCCCCAATCATCAGAATGTTTTCTCTTGTTCGCCAAATTTAATTCAGTCTCCAGTTAACAGTAGCCCATTTAGTTACTCCTCCCCCAAGGTGGTTATTCAGGTGCACGAAATGTCCAACTTGCTGATAGCCTATGATTTGTCTAAACAATTGTTACACAAGAACATTCCTTCGTATATTTACTTTTCCGTCAATAATTCaagcacgaaaaaaaaaataaaaaattttaagccGCATAAAATAAGGTTTATCATTTCGATCAAGTCAAGTGGCAGCAACATCTCTTTCGATGCCCACAATCCAATAAAGTTAAATGAcgtaaattataaaatttttaattcgaAAAATGAGGACTACAGTTTTATGCAGCAGGAGGAgttaataaattatttaattaagAACGTCTAGTTGGTTTTCGCCCCGGTGAATTTTGTGTAGTTCCCCGAATCGAATTCCATATGGTCAGCCTAAGTGTGGGAAACAGCGGTATGCATATGTTATGTGCACgttgtatacacatattgcCATGAGGGGGGTCATGTTAGCACACACCCATTCGCAAGTTTTACTGGCCCTCCATGAGCACACCTCCCCGGAGTGCATTCCCGCTCATCGCACATTCCACACAGTATATCGAGTCACTTTTCTTTGTCCTTTCAAGTCCATTTTTCGCAATTTGAAGCATTATTAATTTTACCAgcgttgctcattttttgtgATTTCGCGGGGTTTTTATTAATGCCATTTTGTCAATATTGTCAagtcttttccttttttcgtcattttttcgtgattttttttgtcattttttcgtctttttttttgtcaattttttgccATCCATTTCATGTTTAAGCGTGGATACACGTGTTGTCGCCTCCCCAGTGGtgcccacacacacacacgcattCCTGGGCCCTTTTGCCCCGCTTGTTTGTAAGTACCACAAGTATAATTGTATATACTTCATAACAGGATAATGTGCGCTTGCGTTAGATGATAAAATTCGCCACTcgcatttcatttttttaacgatGCAGAGTGGTATATTCGTTTTGTgcgtgtgtacacacatatattcatcTGCATGTGTGTGTCGGCGCACttgccttttcttcatttttaagaacaaaCTTTATAAAGTCTCCAAcacatttataaaagaaagacTTCGCTATGGAGTTTTAAACGACGCTACAGATGGTGACAGTATGGACAAAATTCGTCTCACCCTTTACTTTTTACTTCCATACATTGCTATGTTGCTTCAGGGTGAACGTAAAACATAGCACCGTGAAAAGTGACGTTGTAGGAAGAGCGCAcagtttttgttttttttcccttccttttcctgtgAACCTAATAGTTACACCTAACCTTCTTGAATTACGCCttattgtattttttgcGAATTTGTCCTAACTGGACTTCGAGGAAAGACAAACGCAAAATGggagaaaagagaaaaggagaaactgTTCGAAGGTGTTCACGCCCAATCTACCCCCTCATGTGTGTGCCTTCCAACAGAACGAACGAATAGATGCACATTTTTCGGAAATGTAGAAACTACCCGAGTTCTTCAGATTAAGAGAAAACGGATAGGGGGGTCCTCCTTAAACGGAAGAGTTACCTccaaataggaaaaaacggAGGGGGGTGAGAAACCCATTTTGCGCAAATttcacaagaaaaaaagcatattaaaaaacttacaaaaaaaaaaaaaaaatgaggaaaaaatattcttccatACGAGTAGGACCTTTAATTAGAAATCGTCcaagttttcattttccttaatgTGTTTAATGGCCTGATgggtaaaagaaggagaaagtggCGTGGGTCAAGGACGTTCATGTAGCGCACAATACGTGCATGAAATTTTACGTACGATGAGCGAGAAGCACATTTAATTGTACTCACTCCATGTGCGTAAACATTCGTTAACATACCAGAATGGAATATTCTGCTAGACAAGTGTCCCTATCGTCAATGTACATGAATTTTCGCAAAACGTCCAAGCCTacaggaaaggagaaaaataaagaaacagCGATGATACACTTTACGTCCACTTGAACGGGTTTCCCACTTCTTACGTTGGGTAACCCCACGTGTGGGTAGTCCTTCCTTCTGCCACACACCCCTTGGACTCTTCCAACGTACCGTTAATCTGTTTGATATAATTCGATACCGCTCGATCTGTGGAAAAGTTAGCCACGAAGCTAAGGATGTATCTGTTTAAAACAAATTTATGATAAagcatttcctcctttttcgaTAAATGGTCACTTCGAACCCGCAAAATCGTTTTTAAGTACGTAAAAATAATGTCGacaaagttttttttttctggacaAGAGAGGTAGTCCAGTTCTTCATAACGGTCACTAAAAATGTtggaaatgaataaaattagCTTGAAAATTTCTAaactgaattttttcctatgaTATACGAACATATCCATGAATAGAACATTTTTGTGATACAATTCGATATGCGCTTCTTCGAAGTTGTCAAAATAGGTTACGtcatatatgtacgttaGACTTTCCTTTATATGCTCAACGGTGtttttgtacacattttggTATTTGCAAATTTGTTCCAATTCCAAGTTTTTTTCATCAAGGATGTTGTACACTGCTTCGTAAATCAGTTTAAACATCAATGAGATGTATttgaataaataatttttgtctCCCCCCCGGTGAACAATTTTCCACTTACTCGgtacaatatttttcttaaaaaaaaaaaacacattttcgttcattttttcggtGTGTGCGTAAAAATCAACATACAACAATTTCATATGTTGCAAAATGTGTaggaataatttattttcatttttcaaggAATTctcaataaatatataaaagtagTTACAGATGGTTGccttgtttttaattttttttaa from Plasmodium coatneyi strain Hackeri chromosome 12, complete sequence includes these protein-coding regions:
- a CDS encoding Serine/threonine protein kinase; the protein is MEEEKTAREEKNLISAENIFHDICTLTLNRNIEIDIIQEGLLKKVINDEESNSIQFLEESTNTQDDLTKLNAHLLVDKINWSASKNELRYVDIHVIVDFNRKKLSYSIDNSKIHKCYHYRITLLLDHITREGLSFKDSILYLYNGINDKSSMTCSCGYDGKTVDKSSKEDASKDVNIHNSGKIGESKTFSTGEKFEEHMNWYEEKDNLFLHKNEDIEQLRRAPISYSFDQNIIFSNKENDHSDGKQSNRSPHVKHPKGGVTNRTGGNVVHGLSSDVEADADSPREVGKEKKKGDVILNEEVKKSCPDGKEEEIGDFSNEGCQPVGKTVGADAEDTIKPGKEIHNHKDGGTIFSVKDLEEINHFLRNDYMNKKGKGGNFLPMGSRAGKYVRENEKKKKKFMKIMNENIPLTLILSDKGNEICKELINKYSRYYRDFVEERVLGCGGFGYVMKVKNKRFNISYALKKITLSSSKKGVSSYPHSSSDLMSENNRYIMEEAIMIAKLQHENIVRYYDAWVENNIDYYLHDEVENNYQHVSRKKKNYTHYMEEIVNMRQYYKEKKGIDINEKYLYILMEYCPGKTLREAIDCGFIYKNEKLLWELIKQILKGLHYIHDMKIMHRDIKPSNIFLQISDNILTAKIGDFGLTTRIDNNSNNINPSAGTVNYISPEQINGEHFDQKADIFSLGVVFFEMFHGPFSTLMERTIVLSNLLKGIYPDYIKADQKIFHFLSKLLAINPQERSCAYSLLHENFLFSFEKDFSEIYNLVENKRNCEEVHTIISTLFDRVDNIKEESLIRKDDMGSFQGAKMFTDESDMKKCIKKKIITSLRKRGAIFLITPMILRNKYYTNLEHCHVGGSSSSHSGSKKKDLKISNIFINTNRNDHLDNLVYLLDIYGNSVTLRPSFFFAFSEYIYENLECYNRYNESNFFFKFYTSGCTYKYPSVRCKPTKKDPPAAIYPEEAEKIFYCILISSKNLYGQEELNYLSIFSNADILVSVCTLYNHISYLNKLIFVWSYIDLLPLILHECLDIPPDLSEEISIHLKKNSLLLGNKANIIPLLQKFKISSNNLSKVCDFVYSLFQLKCENGKVDEYLNSLSKFISDDLSKKGFLLLPHHKSSSSAYGDKINAIYSANDIAIGGAINNGNTNGNGNGASSIASGSLSSGANDVSPKRAHIVPNGKTNQSLISKVKTLLLIDKVKKINSFIGTSSVMENTCFDLFLNYEESVFSNEIIFYVIAEGKNRDIIACGGKFDRVIQHMKSGGAVANTVLPGGLGSSLGIINDNGSRVGSDLGISLDSDTCYGVDYDMSDGGTDSKLLNMKAYGVEIYLEKIFLKVIESNEKSALNVQSTATSEKTQIFKNILPSPNHQNVFSCSPNLIQSPVNSSPFSYSSPKVVIQVHEMSNLLIAYDLSKQLLHKNIPSYIYFSVNNSSTKKKIKNFKPHKIRFIISIKSSGSNISFDAHNPIKLNDVNYKIFNSKNEDYSFMQQEELINYLIKNV